A region of the Patescibacteria group bacterium genome:
CCGAAAGGGATATACACAAAGGAGCTTCGGGAGGAAGCAGTAAAGTTGGTGACAGAGGGCGGATTAACCATACCCGAGGTAGGACGCAGGTTATCGATTGCCGCTTCAACACTGCGGTACTGGGTTCAGGTGAGCAGTAAAGGGAAGCTTCAGGAGGTCGGAAGGCAGCGAAGACCGCTTACAGAAGTAGAAATGGAACTTGCCAAAGTCAAGCGGGAGCTGGCTATAACAAAGATTGAGCGTGACATATTAAAAAAAGCAGCCGCGTACTTTGCCAAGGAGTCGCTGCCAGGTACGCGATCATGAAGGAAATGCGACACAAGTATTCAATTTTCCGGATGTGCCGTGTATTAAGCGTATCGCCAAGCGGATACTACAAATGGCTGAATCTTAAGCCTTCAAAGCATGCTCTGGAAGAGACAAGGCTCGAAGCCGAGATAAAGGCTGCGCATACCAGAACACGAGAGACCTACGGTTCTGAAAGGTTGCAGCGTGATCTTGCGGCACACGGTATTACGGTAGGCGTCTGCCGGATCAGACGCATCAGGAAAAAGCTGGGGTTATGCTGTAAACAGAAGAAAAAGTTCAAGGCGACAACAGATTCAAGGCACACATTGCCAGTAGCAGAAAACCTGCTTCAGCAGCGATTTGAGGCAACTTCCCCCAATGATGTTTGGTTGAGTGATATAACCTATATACCCACAGCAGAAGGCTGGCTGTATCTCGCAGGCCACAAAGATATATTCACCGGAGAGATAGTAGGGTATGCAATGGGTTCCAGGATCACCAAGAATCTTGTCATGCAGTCTCTCTTCCGGGCAGTGACAGCTAAACGTCCAGGCAAGAACTTGATTCATCATTCCGATCGGGGAAGTCAGTATTGTGCCCATGAATATCGGAAGTTACTTGATCAGTTTGATATGAAAGTGTCGATGAGCGCAAAAGGCAACTGCTACGACAATGCACCCATGGAGAGCTTTTGGGGTACGCTTAAGAATGAACTTATCCATCATCGAAGCTACAAAACCAGACAGGAGGCAATTCGGGAGACTACTGAATATATTGAAATCTTCTACAATCGGCAACGTAGGCAGGCAAAGCTCGGATATCTATCCCCTGTTATGTTTGAGAAAAGTTTCTATGGGAAACAAGTGGCGGCATGAAAATATTTCGTGTCCACTATTGACATCAGAGGTCAGCGCGAGCTTAATTTCATATCAGAGCATAGCATCGAAGAGGCGGTTCAAGACTTGGTGGCGGCTTTTCAGGCGGGTAAGATTCCCAATTCCATGACAGATATTAAATATTATAACATTAAAACCATGCAGAACATGAGACTCAGGTGAATACCATCATGCACATATCTTATGTAAAGATCGCCGCGCAACATGCACCAATAAAAGAAGTATTATTAGATGCGATTGGTAAAGTCATTGATAAAGGTCAATTTATATTGGGTGATGAGGTTGCTGAGTTTGAGACCC
Encoded here:
- a CDS encoding IS3 family transposase (programmed frameshift), coding for MEKIPKGIYTKELREEAVKLVTEGGLTIPEVGRRLSIAASTLRYWVQVSSKGKLQEVGRQRRPLTEVEMELAKVKRELAITKIERDILKKAAGVLCQGVAARYAIMKEMRHKYSIFRMCRVLSVSPSGYYKWLNLKPSKHALEETRLEAEIKAAHTRTRETYGSERLQRDLAAHGITVGVCRIRRIRKKLGLCCKQKKKFKATTDSRHTLPVAENLLQQRFEATSPNDVWLSDITYIPTAEGWLYLAGHKDIFTGEIVGYAMGSRITKNLVMQSLFRAVTAKRPGKNLIHHSDRGSQYCAHEYRKLLDQFDMKVSMSAKGNCYDNAPMESFWGTLKNELIHHRSYKTRQEAIRETTEYIEIFYNRQRRQAKLGYLSPVMFEKSFYGKQVAA